In the genome of Capsicum annuum cultivar UCD-10X-F1 unplaced genomic scaffold, UCD10Xv1.1 ctg4749, whole genome shotgun sequence, the window CTTGATTAAACCTTCGATTGTTTCTTTCAAAACCAGACATGGTACATCAAAGATACGCACCAATTTCATCTTGGTACATTTTGGATGATACTTGAAGGCAGAGACATGCCTAAGTAGCTTCAATGATCCGTTTAAATATTCCACAACCAAGATAAAGAGGTAAGGAGACATAGGAGCTCCTCGACTTACCTTTCTTGGCTTGGAATCTGGTAGTTAAGACCCcatgatcaattttattttattccaactTAATGTCCATATACACTTGTGGATATGTGCCAAAAATATATGCTTACcttaaatatttcaaaactgttaatttgaatttgaaggaTCTTGCTCTTATCCACTATGAGGTAAAGGTCCAGAAGAGACCAAACAATGTCTTCCTAATCACTGTGTCAGCGAGAGACAGAATTATGATTGTCCATTTTTAGAAAAACAAAAGTTATGTCTATGAGCAAGGAGATTGATTTGGTCAAGTAGTTGGCTGTGAATAGTATTCATTTCCCTTGCTATTAATGCTAAAGCATTCATCGGTTTCCATGTCATTGTTTATTAAAGATAGACATTGATAAACATTGTCTACTAGCGGGAATGACTTATCATCTGCCAGGAATGTTTGAATCCTCTTTTCTACTTCAATCCAACTACATCCAGGTTTCTTCCTCAACCCCAGATCCTTCATCTTCAGTCTCAGCTTGCGTATCTCATTCCATTTGTTCTGTGAAGCATATATTTTTGCCAAAACAATGTAAGTGGATGGATCCTCTTTATCCTTTTGAGTAAGCATCTTTGCAATTTCTTCTCCAATCTCTAACTCCCCATGCAAATGGCATGCTGAAACTAATGCGCTTAACAATTCAACGTCCTCCTTGATGTGCGGGTTGCTCTGCAGAATGGCATAGGCTTCACCCAACCTTCCAGCACGTCCAAGAAGGTCAATTAGACACGAGTACTCTTCAGCTGACGGTTGGATGCCATAGCCACTGACCATTAAATTAAAATAGTGGTAACCTTCATCCACTAATCCTGCATGTGCACATGCAGAAATTACTGCAAGAAATGCAACTCTATCAGGTTTTACATTAGAATGCAGCATCTCATTAAAGATTTTTAACGCTTCAAAAGCTTGGCCATGAGATCCATATGCCGCAATCATTGTAGTCCATGATACCAGATCTCTCTCAGGCAACTCATCAAAGACTTCAAAAGCTTCACTTACCGCACCACATTTAGCATACATATCAAGCAGTGATCCCATAACAATTTCATTAGATTCCAACCTATTATCAATGATACACTTGTGGATCTGCTTGCCGTGTTCTAGGGCTGCCAACTGTGAACAAGATACCAAGGCACTAGTCAAAGTGATTGCATCAGGCTTTATCCCCACCAACTTCATGTCATTATAGATGGCAAGAGCCTCCAAGTAGTAGCCAGCTGACACATATCCAGAGATCATTATATTCCATGCTTCCACATTGTTCTTTGAGATCTTACTGAAGATGTTTTGGGCAGTCTCAACTCTGCCACATTTAAGA includes:
- the LOC124892461 gene encoding pentatricopeptide repeat-containing protein At5g27110-like, which translates into the protein MDSIKILSLLKSSVNVSTSLKRGKLLHQKIVISGLQSNIILSKNLINLYISCQDFRSAKLVFQNLENPLDITLWNGLIASYTKNHMFNEALGLFEKLLRFPYLKADSYTFPSVLKACCGLGKVEYGQIIHSHLIKTGLLSDVVVTSSVIGVYGKCDFFGSALQLFDEMPERDVACWNTVISCYYQSGQFSKAIQFFEKMKDLRYMPNSVTYTAAISSCARLLDLERGDRIYQELVNDSKFLLDGFVSAALVDMYGKCGFLDKAKEIFEQIPAKSLVSWNSIISGYSLRGDSKSCIELLQRMNNENMKPSPVTLSSLLMACSKSGQLQHGKFLHAYIIRNNIGSDVFLNASLLDLYLKCGRVETAQNIFSKISKNNVEAWNIMISGYVSAGYYLEALAIYNDMKLVGIKPDAITLTSALVSCSQLAALEHGKQIHKCIIDNRLESNEIVMGSLLDMYAKCGAVSEAFEVFDELPERDLVSWTTMIAAYGSHGQAFEALKIFNEMLHSNVKPDRVAFLAVISACAHAGLVDEGYHYFNLMVSGYGIQPSAEEYSCLIDLLGRAGRLGEAYAILQSNPHIKEDVELLSALVSACHLHGELEIGEEIAKMLTQKDKEDPSTYIVLAKIYASQNKWNEIRKLRLKMKDLGLRKKPGCSWIEVEKRIQTFLADDKSFPLVDNVYQCLSLINNDMETDECFSINSKGNEYYSQPTT